One Bacteroidota bacterium DNA segment encodes these proteins:
- a CDS encoding Rieske (2Fe-2S) protein encodes MKQHVFSLDTAVGRREFLKRTGMVLTGITLSGALAEFLASCSSLTGPSVSHGTTTISVADLTSDGSFKEDTTVQPDGTPILVIRQNATTYTALSMLCTHQGCQVNPPSGGMIFCACHASRFDLHGNVMSGPAPSALTNYGVAYNASAKSITVTY; translated from the coding sequence ATGAAACAACACGTCTTTTCTCTTGACACGGCGGTTGGCCGCCGCGAATTTCTCAAACGGACCGGCATGGTTTTGACCGGCATCACATTATCGGGCGCCCTTGCGGAGTTCCTTGCGAGTTGCTCCTCGCTTACGGGTCCGAGCGTCTCACACGGAACGACGACCATTAGCGTAGCCGATCTCACTTCAGATGGATCATTCAAGGAGGACACGACCGTCCAGCCAGATGGTACGCCAATTCTGGTGATTCGGCAGAATGCTACGACCTACACCGCGCTCTCGATGCTCTGTACCCACCAGGGCTGTCAGGTCAATCCACCAAGCGGCGGAATGATCTTCTGCGCGTGCCACGCGTCACGGTTCGACCTACACGGGAACGTGATGAGCGGCCCGGCACCCTCGGCGCTCACGAACTATGGAGTTGCTTATAATGCATCCGCCAAGAGCATTACCGTGACGTATTAA
- the lipA gene encoding lipoyl synthase gives MLLDLPVVDTPTALPEAPPRQARPDWLKVKLPSGETHDHLKRLMRSKSLHTVCEEARCPNMGECWNAGTATFMILGDTCTRSCGFCAIKTGRPSALDSDEPRHVAEAIRSMKIKHAVITSVNRDELKDGGSILFAETIRQVRTLNPGTTIEVLIPDFKGKPECLDRILEAGPDILNHNTETVPSLYRTVRPQAKYQWTLAVLRRAKQAGFNTKTGIMLGLGEEREELLHVMRDLAEVKVDILTLGQYLQPTKAHLPVNRYVPPSEFLELHDRGMEMGFHIVEAGPLVRSSYHAERHV, from the coding sequence ATGCTTCTCGATCTTCCCGTCGTCGACACCCCGACCGCACTCCCGGAGGCTCCGCCGCGTCAGGCGCGCCCGGATTGGCTCAAAGTTAAGCTGCCCTCCGGCGAAACCCACGACCACCTCAAACGGCTCATGCGCTCGAAGAGCCTGCACACCGTCTGTGAGGAAGCACGATGCCCGAACATGGGCGAGTGCTGGAATGCCGGCACGGCGACCTTCATGATCCTCGGCGACACTTGCACGCGGTCCTGCGGATTTTGCGCCATCAAGACCGGGCGCCCCAGTGCACTCGATTCCGATGAACCGCGGCACGTTGCTGAAGCCATTCGATCGATGAAGATCAAGCACGCAGTCATCACGAGTGTCAATCGCGATGAGCTAAAGGACGGTGGCTCGATTCTCTTTGCCGAGACGATCCGGCAGGTACGCACGCTTAATCCAGGCACGACGATCGAAGTACTCATTCCGGACTTCAAGGGTAAGCCTGAATGCCTGGACAGGATTCTGGAGGCTGGCCCGGACATTCTGAATCATAACACCGAGACGGTCCCGAGCTTATATCGCACGGTAAGGCCGCAAGCGAAATATCAATGGACGCTTGCCGTCCTTCGTCGCGCGAAGCAAGCTGGTTTCAACACCAAGACTGGCATTATGCTGGGACTTGGTGAAGAACGTGAAGAGTTGCTCCACGTAATGCGCGATCTGGCCGAAGTGAAAGTGGACATCCTCACGCTTGGGCAGTATCTTCAACCGACAAAAGCCCATCTGCCAGTCAATCGCTATGTACCTCCCAGCGAGTTCTTAGAGCTGCATGACCGCGGTATGGAGATGGGCTTCCACATCGTCGAAGCCGGCCCGCTCGTTAGAAGTTCGTATCACGCAGAGCGACATGTCTAA
- a CDS encoding OmpA family protein, with amino-acid sequence MKLFVRLFLTLAALLIAEPFLRAQTSSGTVQWASEVLGVSSEIHKPGEKGYGAEQVLGKPNKCPAVGDSPCAWLPGNDADVGNQEEWIKVGFERPMKITQVAVAENFYPDAISKIVLYDERDRERESYPSTPESAGLTERVHHLIINRTTYNVAAVKIVLQPGLVAGPNEIDAIGIADSWTKIEAEVNVMPDIHVGNRENLGPGINSPFDEVLPVISPDGKTLFVDRKNHPQNFRLSPGLIRSNDTNNDNIWFSSADARGNWQPLQNIGPLLNNGFGSFVASVTPDGNTLLIGGSFRSKGGRPGSEHFGLWLTHRTKTGWEYPEEVIVRDFYTNARFVEFSLSNDGRSIVLSLDRADSRGHKDLYVSFLQGDGTWSAPKNLGSMVNSPADEATPFIAADGKTLYFASDGFAGYGGMDMFITRRLDDTWQHWTEPQNLGPQLNTPGWDAYYTVPASGEYAYFVSTENSYGAGDIFRVKLPEALKPQAVVLISGKVLDAKTGKPVSAAIKYEDLSAGQEIGGASTNPSTGIYKITLPAGKNYGYRAIAPGYIAVSENLDLREAHDYQELERDLTLVPIQKGEIVRINNIFFETGKAELRPESYPELDRLVQLLKDRPEMEIAIGGHTDTVGTPVANQQLSEARATSVEAYLIRKGIAARRLRAKGYGETQPIATNATDEGRRQNRRVEFTIVK; translated from the coding sequence GTGAAGTTATTCGTTCGATTGTTCCTCACACTGGCTGCGCTGCTGATCGCGGAGCCATTCCTGCGCGCACAGACGAGTTCCGGCACCGTCCAGTGGGCGAGCGAAGTCCTCGGAGTCTCTTCGGAAATCCATAAGCCTGGTGAAAAAGGCTACGGCGCCGAGCAGGTGCTGGGCAAGCCGAATAAATGTCCTGCCGTTGGTGATAGCCCATGCGCCTGGTTGCCTGGCAATGACGCCGACGTCGGGAATCAGGAGGAATGGATCAAGGTCGGATTCGAGCGGCCCATGAAGATTACGCAGGTTGCGGTCGCGGAGAACTTCTATCCGGATGCGATTTCGAAGATTGTCCTGTATGATGAACGTGACCGGGAGCGCGAGAGCTATCCCTCGACTCCGGAATCCGCCGGTCTGACAGAACGGGTGCACCACTTGATCATCAATCGGACCACCTATAATGTGGCGGCGGTAAAGATCGTCCTGCAGCCCGGCCTTGTGGCTGGTCCGAACGAGATTGATGCCATTGGGATCGCGGACTCCTGGACCAAAATCGAAGCCGAAGTCAATGTTATGCCGGATATCCACGTTGGCAACCGTGAGAACCTGGGGCCAGGCATCAACTCGCCATTCGACGAAGTGTTGCCGGTGATTTCTCCCGATGGTAAAACGCTATTTGTGGACCGCAAGAACCATCCGCAGAATTTCAGGCTCAGTCCTGGTTTGATCCGCAGCAACGATACCAACAACGATAACATCTGGTTTTCGTCCGCCGACGCGCGCGGCAACTGGCAGCCCCTGCAAAATATCGGTCCGCTGCTCAATAATGGCTTCGGCTCTTTCGTTGCCTCCGTCACACCGGACGGAAACACGCTCCTGATTGGTGGAAGCTTCCGCTCAAAAGGAGGACGTCCCGGCTCAGAGCATTTCGGATTGTGGCTCACGCATCGAACGAAGACGGGATGGGAGTATCCGGAGGAAGTGATCGTCCGGGATTTCTACACCAATGCGCGCTTCGTCGAATTCTCACTTTCGAACGATGGGCGCTCGATTGTACTTTCGCTGGACCGTGCCGATTCCCGCGGCCATAAGGATCTCTACGTCAGTTTCCTGCAAGGCGATGGCACATGGTCGGCGCCGAAAAATCTCGGATCCATGGTCAACTCCCCGGCCGATGAAGCGACACCGTTCATTGCTGCCGATGGCAAGACCTTGTATTTCGCCTCCGATGGCTTTGCTGGCTATGGCGGGATGGATATGTTCATCACCCGCCGGTTGGATGATACCTGGCAGCATTGGACCGAGCCGCAAAATCTCGGCCCACAACTTAATACTCCCGGCTGGGATGCATACTACACCGTGCCGGCATCCGGAGAGTACGCATACTTTGTTTCTACCGAGAATTCCTATGGTGCCGGCGACATCTTTCGCGTCAAACTTCCGGAGGCGCTTAAGCCACAGGCTGTCGTGCTCATTAGTGGCAAAGTGCTCGATGCCAAAACGGGCAAGCCTGTGAGTGCCGCGATCAAATACGAAGACCTCTCCGCCGGCCAGGAGATCGGGGGCGCGAGTACGAATCCTTCGACCGGCATTTACAAGATCACGTTGCCCGCCGGGAAAAATTATGGATATCGGGCGATAGCGCCAGGTTATATCGCCGTTAGCGAAAATCTCGATCTCAGGGAAGCGCACGATTATCAAGAACTTGAGCGCGATCTCACGCTGGTACCGATCCAGAAGGGCGAGATTGTCCGGATCAACAACATTTTCTTCGAAACGGGAAAGGCTGAACTTCGGCCCGAATCCTATCCGGAGTTAGACCGGCTCGTGCAATTGTTGAAAGACCGCCCGGAAATGGAAATTGCAATTGGCGGTCATACCGATACCGTCGGTACCCCTGTTGCGAACCAGCAACTTTCTGAAGCGCGTGCAACTTCGGTCGAAGCATATCTTATCCGAAAGGGAATCGCGGCCCGGCGACTTCGAGCAAAAGGCTATGGCGAGACACAGCCCATCGCCACGAATGCGACTGATGAGGGCCGGCGGCAAAACCGAAGAGTGGAATTTACAATTGTGAAGTAG